From a single Pelobacter seleniigenes DSM 18267 genomic region:
- a CDS encoding DEAD/DEAH box helicase: MLAENCSTFAELNLAPSILQVINEIGYESPTAIQAQSIPPLLEGRDLLGQAQTGTGKTAAFALPLLSRLNPSLKKPQILILAPTRELALQVSEAIQTYSRHLKNFQVLPVYGGQNMGQQLRQLQRGVQVVVGTPGRIKDHLGRGTLKLDQLQALIIDEADEMLKMGFIDDVQEILSATPETRQTALFSATMPKEILHIAHKYLRDPVEIRIKSKTSTVEKISQHYWQVKGLHKLDALTRILEAEEIDGMIIFVRTKIATVELAEKLEARGFSSAALNGDMTQMLREKTIERLKDGSLDIVVATDVAARGLDVKRISHVVNFDIPHDVEAYIHRIGRTGRAGRTGKAILFVAPREKRMLASIERATRQPIKAMALPSRKDITDRRIDLFKEQIAATLEAEDLEFFEELIDDFQSEYEVGHRRTAAALAYLLQKDRPLKINDNFVEEAPLETSERSGDRSGTRPGRADFQSENMRSYRIEVGRSHGVQPGNIVGALSNEGKIDSRQIGRINIGDYFSLVDLPAELDQNTLLKLKKIRICEQELQIIPDMGPKAPREAKNRKNQKPARPGGGFTKHAPKKPASKRAMRTKRSKTKP, encoded by the coding sequence ATGCTCGCTGAAAACTGTTCGACCTTTGCAGAACTTAATCTCGCACCCTCGATTCTTCAAGTCATCAATGAAATAGGTTATGAGTCCCCGACCGCCATTCAGGCCCAGAGCATTCCTCCTTTATTGGAAGGACGCGATCTTCTCGGTCAGGCTCAGACCGGAACCGGAAAAACAGCGGCCTTTGCTCTTCCCCTGCTTAGCCGGCTGAATCCGAGCCTGAAAAAACCGCAGATCCTGATCCTGGCTCCGACCAGGGAACTGGCTCTGCAGGTCTCCGAAGCGATTCAAACCTATTCCCGCCATTTGAAGAATTTCCAGGTCTTGCCCGTGTACGGCGGGCAGAACATGGGTCAGCAACTGCGCCAGTTGCAGCGTGGGGTTCAGGTCGTCGTCGGCACTCCGGGACGGATCAAGGATCACCTCGGCCGTGGCACTCTCAAGCTCGATCAACTGCAGGCCCTGATTATTGATGAAGCTGACGAAATGCTTAAAATGGGCTTTATTGATGATGTCCAGGAAATTCTTTCCGCCACTCCGGAAACCAGGCAAACCGCTCTCTTTTCAGCCACCATGCCGAAAGAGATTCTCCATATTGCCCATAAATACTTACGTGATCCGGTTGAAATCAGAATTAAAAGCAAAACCTCAACCGTAGAAAAAATTTCCCAGCATTACTGGCAGGTCAAGGGACTGCACAAGCTTGACGCCCTGACTCGCATTCTGGAAGCCGAAGAGATTGACGGCATGATCATCTTCGTCCGCACCAAAATCGCCACGGTCGAACTGGCCGAAAAACTTGAAGCACGCGGATTCTCCAGTGCCGCCCTGAACGGCGACATGACCCAGATGCTCAGGGAAAAAACCATTGAGCGGCTGAAGGACGGCTCCCTGGATATCGTGGTTGCCACCGACGTTGCCGCTCGCGGCCTTGATGTCAAAAGGATCAGCCATGTGGTCAATTTCGATATCCCCCACGATGTCGAAGCTTATATCCACCGCATCGGCCGGACCGGGCGGGCCGGCCGCACCGGCAAAGCGATCTTGTTTGTTGCCCCGCGCGAAAAAAGGATGCTCGCCAGTATCGAACGAGCGACTCGCCAGCCGATCAAGGCCATGGCATTGCCCAGCCGCAAAGATATTACCGATCGGCGTATCGATCTGTTCAAAGAACAGATTGCCGCAACTCTCGAAGCTGAAGATCTGGAATTTTTTGAAGAATTAATCGACGATTTTCAGTCTGAATATGAAGTCGGTCACCGCAGAACAGCAGCCGCCCTGGCCTACCTGCTCCAAAAAGATCGCCCACTGAAGATCAACGATAATTTTGTCGAAGAAGCTCCGCTGGAGACATCGGAGAGGTCCGGTGATAGGTCTGGCACACGCCCGGGTCGAGCCGACTTTCAGAGCGAAAACATGCGCAGTTATCGGATCGAGGTTGGCCGCAGTCACGGTGTCCAGCCGGGGAATATTGTCGGGGCATTGAGCAACGAAGGAAAAATCGACAGCCGGCAAATCGGGCGGATCAATATCGGCGACTACTTCAGCCTGGTTGATCTCCCGGCAGAGTTGGATCAAAATACCCTGCTTAAATTGAAAAAAATCCGCATCTGTGAGCAGGAGCTGCAAATTATTCCGGACATGGGGCCGAAAGCGCCTCGTGAAGCAAAAAACCGCAAGAATCAGAAACCCGCTCGGCCAGGCGGAGGGTTTACCAAGCACGCGCCCAAAAAGCCAGCCTCAAAACGCGCTATGCGTACCAAACGAAGCAAAACCAAACCTTGA
- a CDS encoding histidinol phosphate phosphatase domain-containing protein, translating into MIDLHTHTFFSDGELVPAELVRRAAVAGYQALAMTDHADRTNTQWLLANIVDVVDELGAANGMQILAGVELTHVPPATIADVAKLARDCGAELVVVHGETIVEPVMPGTNLAAIQAGVDVLAHPGLISADEVRLAAEKGVYLELTTRKGHSLTNGHVAKLALEYGASLVINNDAHAPGDLVSEELGRKIAYGAGLSEEQYLQARRNSAELVARIKGDK; encoded by the coding sequence ATGATTGATCTGCATACTCATACTTTTTTCAGTGACGGTGAACTGGTTCCTGCCGAGCTGGTGCGGCGGGCAGCGGTCGCCGGCTACCAGGCCCTGGCTATGACCGATCATGCCGACCGGACTAATACTCAGTGGCTGCTTGCCAATATTGTCGATGTAGTCGATGAGCTGGGAGCGGCCAACGGCATGCAGATTCTGGCCGGGGTTGAATTGACCCATGTGCCGCCGGCAACGATCGCCGATGTCGCCAAACTCGCTCGTGATTGCGGTGCTGAACTGGTCGTGGTGCATGGTGAGACCATTGTCGAGCCGGTGATGCCCGGGACCAACCTGGCCGCGATCCAGGCCGGAGTCGATGTTTTGGCTCACCCCGGGCTGATCTCCGCAGATGAAGTCCGGCTGGCCGCGGAAAAAGGTGTTTATCTGGAATTAACCACCCGCAAAGGGCATTCCCTGACCAATGGTCACGTCGCCAAGCTGGCTCTTGAGTACGGGGCGAGCCTGGTCATCAACAACGATGCTCATGCCCCCGGCGATCTGGTGTCCGAGGAATTGGGCCGCAAAATAGCCTATGGCGCAGGTCTTAGCGAAGAACAATATCTCCAGGCCCGTCGCAACTCCGCCGAGCTTGTTGCCAGAATCAAGGGAGATAAATAG
- the cfa gene encoding cyclopropane fatty acyl phospholipid synthase: MTEPSLRNRIESILHHADVIINGPRPWDIQVKNNRLYRRIMAQGSLGFGEAYMDGWWDAKSIDQLIARLLKAHLDERFKTFVVYLAALKAKLLNCQSLKRAYQVGERHYNIGNDLYQRMLDKRMIYSCGYWKNARTLDEAQEHKLDLTCRKLHLEKGQKVLDIGCGWGGAARYMAENYDVEVVGITISTAQAEYARENCRGLPVEILVQDYRKLSGSFDRIVSIGMFEHVGYKNYRTYFKKVSELLKDDGIFLLHTIGGKTPSERTDPWIDRYIFPNGMIPSAQQISRTFEGYFVLEDWHNFGLDYDKTLMAWHENFENSWAELDGKYDDTFRRMWNYYLLSCAGSFRARENQLWQIALSKYGLPEGYEFPR; encoded by the coding sequence ATGACTGAGCCAAGTTTAAGAAATCGCATTGAATCGATCCTGCATCATGCCGATGTCATCATCAACGGTCCGCGACCCTGGGATATCCAGGTCAAGAACAATCGCCTCTACCGTAGAATCATGGCGCAAGGGAGTCTCGGGTTCGGCGAAGCCTATATGGACGGTTGGTGGGACGCAAAATCCATTGATCAGTTGATCGCCCGCCTGTTAAAGGCTCATCTGGATGAAAGGTTCAAGACCTTCGTGGTTTATCTGGCTGCTCTGAAAGCCAAGTTGCTTAACTGTCAGTCTCTCAAGCGGGCCTATCAGGTTGGCGAACGTCACTATAATATCGGCAATGATCTCTATCAACGGATGCTTGACAAGCGGATGATCTATAGCTGCGGATACTGGAAAAACGCCCGGACGCTGGATGAGGCCCAGGAGCATAAATTAGACCTGACTTGCCGGAAACTGCATCTTGAAAAAGGTCAAAAAGTGCTCGATATCGGCTGCGGTTGGGGCGGAGCCGCCCGCTATATGGCGGAAAATTACGATGTGGAGGTGGTGGGCATCACCATCTCTACGGCTCAGGCCGAATATGCCAGGGAGAATTGCCGCGGTCTGCCGGTAGAAATCCTGGTCCAGGATTACCGCAAACTGAGCGGATCTTTTGACCGCATCGTCTCTATCGGCATGTTTGAGCATGTCGGCTATAAAAACTATCGCACCTATTTTAAAAAAGTGTCCGAATTGCTCAAGGATGACGGAATTTTCCTGCTCCATACCATCGGTGGAAAAACGCCTTCAGAGCGCACCGATCCCTGGATTGACCGCTACATTTTTCCCAATGGCATGATTCCTTCAGCGCAGCAGATCAGTCGAACCTTCGAGGGATATTTCGTGCTGGAAGACTGGCATAATTTCGGGTTGGATTATGACAAGACGCTGATGGCCTGGCATGAGAATTTTGAAAACTCGTGGGCGGAACTTGACGGCAAATATGACGACACATTTCGGCGGATGTGGAATTATTATCTATTGTCCTGCGCCGGTTCCTTCCGGGCCAGGGAAAATCAACTCTGGCAAATTGCCCTGTCCAAATACGGTCTGCCTGAAGGGTATGAATTTCCACGCTGA
- the cysE gene encoding serine O-acetyltransferase — protein sequence MFATLKEDLKVVFERDPAVRSVFEIIFCYPGFHALVFYRLSHWLWGHEFKLLGRFISHVGRFLTGIEIHPGATIGKGFFIDHGMGVVIGETAEIGDNCTLYHGVTLGGTSWAKEKRHPTLGNNVIVGSGAKILGPFKVGDDSKVGSNSVVVKEVPANATVVGIPGRVVISGERRIGVDLEHDKLPDPVAKAVSCVFDQIRRLEDQVEALQTEQKHLQAELERYQKLEQREEVI from the coding sequence GTGTTTGCAACTCTCAAGGAAGATCTGAAGGTGGTATTTGAACGAGATCCTGCGGTGCGCAGCGTTTTCGAAATCATCTTCTGCTATCCCGGTTTCCACGCCCTGGTTTTTTACCGTCTGTCCCATTGGCTCTGGGGGCACGAGTTCAAACTCCTTGGCCGCTTTATTTCCCATGTCGGGCGCTTTTTGACCGGAATTGAAATCCATCCTGGCGCGACCATCGGCAAGGGCTTTTTCATTGATCATGGAATGGGAGTGGTGATCGGTGAAACGGCCGAGATCGGTGACAACTGTACGCTCTATCATGGGGTCACCTTGGGCGGGACCTCCTGGGCCAAGGAAAAGCGTCATCCGACCCTTGGCAATAATGTTATCGTCGGCTCCGGGGCCAAAATTCTGGGTCCGTTCAAGGTCGGTGACGACAGCAAGGTCGGTTCCAACTCCGTGGTTGTCAAGGAAGTCCCGGCTAATGCGACCGTAGTGGGAATCCCCGGGCGAGTGGTCATTTCCGGAGAGCGCCGTATTGGTGTCGATCTGGAACATGATAAGTTGCCGGACCCGGTGGCTAAAGCCGTCAGTTGTGTATTTGACCAGATCCGGCGGCTGGAAGATCAGGTTGAGGCATTGCAGACCGAACAGAAACACTTACAGGCCGAGCTGGAACGCTACCAAAAACTTGAACAGCGTGAGGAAGTTATCTGA
- a CDS encoding M42 family metallopeptidase, translating to MEKDDFSFLKELVETPSPSGYEQPAQRVIRRHLETVADELQTDVMGNLIACLKGQGGPRVMLAGHCDEIGFMVQFVDDRGFIYFGAIGGVDPHLSPGQRVMIHTAKGAVPGVIGKKAIHLIEPKERDNVIKLKQQFIDIGCSTREEVEALVAIGDPVTFAVGVERLQGDRATSRAFDDKMGAFIVTEVMKKVKRDGPISSDLFAVSTVQEEIGLRGAATSSYGVKPDVGIVVEVTHATDYPDVEQSAIGRVELGQGPVIARGANINPVLFDLLTSTAKAENIPFQVIGVPRATGTDANVMQLSRGGVATALLGIPLRYMHTPVETLALSDLDNAILLLAAVVKRIGPESSFVPC from the coding sequence GTGGAGAAGGATGATTTCAGTTTTCTTAAGGAACTGGTTGAGACTCCCAGCCCATCCGGTTATGAACAACCGGCTCAGCGGGTGATCCGGCGCCATCTTGAAACGGTGGCAGATGAGTTGCAGACTGATGTCATGGGCAACCTCATCGCGTGCCTGAAGGGCCAGGGCGGACCTCGGGTGATGCTGGCCGGGCATTGTGATGAAATTGGCTTCATGGTGCAGTTTGTCGATGACCGTGGGTTTATCTATTTCGGGGCTATTGGAGGCGTTGACCCGCATCTGTCCCCGGGGCAGCGGGTCATGATCCACACGGCCAAGGGGGCGGTTCCCGGGGTTATCGGGAAGAAAGCTATCCATCTCATCGAACCGAAAGAGCGTGATAACGTCATCAAACTCAAGCAGCAGTTTATCGATATCGGTTGCAGCACTCGGGAAGAGGTTGAAGCCCTGGTCGCTATCGGTGATCCGGTGACTTTTGCGGTCGGGGTCGAGCGGCTGCAGGGCGATCGTGCGACGTCCCGTGCCTTCGATGATAAAATGGGTGCTTTTATTGTCACCGAAGTGATGAAAAAAGTGAAGCGCGACGGTCCGATCAGTTCTGATCTGTTTGCCGTGTCCACAGTCCAGGAAGAAATCGGGCTGCGCGGCGCGGCAACCAGCAGTTACGGCGTCAAGCCGGATGTCGGCATTGTGGTTGAAGTCACCCATGCCACCGATTACCCGGATGTGGAGCAGTCTGCCATTGGCCGGGTTGAGCTCGGGCAGGGGCCGGTCATTGCCCGGGGCGCCAATATCAACCCGGTTCTGTTTGACCTGCTGACCAGTACTGCGAAAGCCGAGAATATCCCTTTTCAGGTGATTGGCGTGCCGCGGGCGACTGGTACCGATGCCAATGTGATGCAATTATCACGCGGTGGCGTAGCGACCGCCTTGCTGGGTATTCCCCTGCGCTACATGCATACTCCGGTTGAAACCCTGGCGCTTTCCGATCTCGACAATGCTATTCTGTTGCTGGCTGCCGTGGTCAAACGGATTGGCCCGGAATCATCATTCGTGCCGTGCTGA
- a CDS encoding efflux RND transporter permease subunit yields MGSSILKAYERTVLKHPLASIILILMIVAIVGSFARNFHLDASADSLLLENDSDLKYYRTIDEKYGSGDYLVISYAPHGDLMSDETLNDLRSLRDSLLKLDRVESVLSILDVPLIDSPRVTLSELSNGIRTLGSGKVDRELARHEFLTSPLYKDMLVSPDGKTTALQITFQRDETYHRLLDERSQLRQKQSQGELTAAQEEQLEQVSQQFDSYSRKMADREAADIAAIRAIMNEHRAHAQLFLGGVSMIVTDMIDFIQSDLAIFGIGVLTFLVAMLVLIFRRMLWVLLPLACCFAVVLFMFGYLGMVGWKVTVVSSNFTSLLLIITLSLCVHLIVRYNELYDEIPGADRLTMVREMIRTKAVPTIYTALTTIVAFVSLLTSDIRPVIDFGWMMAIGITFALVLSFVIFPAGLMLTGMPKQFTHRHDITGAITKTCAHWVEYRKGPTLFIFALITLISILGISRLTVENRFIDYFKPTTEIYQGMELIDRQLGGTTPLSIILDADPGFFAAQKKNQVATTKDPFADDFFNEGTADAGLSGSSYWYNSYQIDTIEKIQDYLDSLKATGKVLSMATTFRMMEMVNGDTPLDNISLAVIHKKLPPSIEKALFDPYMSKDGNELRFSVRIIDSEPGLRRNALLKQIRSDLIHKFNLKPEQVHLTGMFVLYNNVLQSLFRSQIMTIGVVFLVIMGMFLLQFRSLRLAVIAIIPNLISAGTVLGLMGLMHIPLDIMTITIAAITIGIAVDDTIHYIHRFNEEIMVDGDYLAAMKRSHNTVGRAMYYTSVTIIAGFSILALSNFIPTIYFGLFTGLAMLVAMVANLTLLALLLMIWRPKQQK; encoded by the coding sequence ATGGGCTCATCAATTCTCAAAGCATACGAACGGACCGTTCTTAAACACCCCCTCGCCAGCATCATCCTGATTTTAATGATCGTTGCCATCGTCGGCAGCTTTGCCCGCAATTTTCACCTTGATGCTTCTGCCGACTCCCTGTTACTGGAAAATGACAGCGACCTGAAATATTACCGCACCATCGATGAAAAATACGGCAGCGGTGACTATCTGGTTATCAGCTATGCTCCACATGGCGACCTGATGTCTGACGAGACTCTCAACGACCTGCGCAGCCTGCGCGACAGCCTGTTGAAACTTGACCGGGTCGAATCGGTCCTCAGCATCCTTGATGTTCCACTCATCGACAGCCCGCGGGTGACCTTGAGTGAACTGAGCAACGGCATCCGCACCCTCGGCTCCGGCAAAGTTGACAGAGAACTGGCCCGCCACGAATTTCTCACCAGCCCCCTTTACAAGGATATGCTGGTCAGTCCTGACGGCAAAACCACTGCGCTGCAAATTACCTTTCAACGCGATGAGACCTATCACCGACTGTTAGACGAGCGCAGCCAGCTGCGCCAGAAACAAAGCCAGGGTGAACTGACTGCCGCTCAGGAAGAACAGTTGGAGCAGGTCAGCCAGCAGTTTGACAGCTACAGCCGCAAAATGGCCGACCGGGAAGCTGCCGATATTGCCGCTATCCGCGCCATCATGAATGAGCACCGTGCCCATGCCCAACTGTTTTTGGGGGGAGTTTCGATGATTGTCACCGACATGATCGACTTCATTCAGAGCGACCTGGCGATCTTCGGGATCGGTGTCTTGACTTTCCTGGTTGCCATGCTGGTGCTGATCTTCCGCCGCATGCTCTGGGTGCTGTTACCCCTTGCCTGCTGTTTTGCCGTGGTTCTGTTCATGTTTGGTTACCTCGGCATGGTTGGCTGGAAAGTCACCGTGGTCTCATCCAACTTTACCTCACTGCTGCTGATTATCACCCTGTCGCTGTGCGTTCACCTGATTGTCCGCTACAACGAACTGTACGATGAAATCCCCGGCGCCGATCGCCTGACCATGGTCCGGGAAATGATCCGCACCAAAGCGGTACCGACCATTTACACCGCCCTGACCACCATCGTCGCCTTTGTCTCGCTGCTCACCAGTGACATCAGGCCAGTCATCGACTTCGGCTGGATGATGGCCATCGGCATCACCTTCGCGTTGGTGCTGTCCTTTGTTATTTTCCCGGCGGGATTAATGCTCACCGGCATGCCCAAACAGTTCACACACCGCCATGACATTACCGGCGCAATCACCAAAACCTGTGCCCACTGGGTTGAGTACCGTAAAGGCCCAACCCTGTTTATTTTCGCCTTGATCACCCTGATATCGATCCTGGGGATCAGCCGCCTCACGGTGGAGAATCGTTTTATCGATTATTTCAAACCAACCACCGAAATCTATCAGGGTATGGAGTTGATCGACCGTCAACTGGGCGGCACCACACCGTTAAGTATCATCCTTGACGCCGACCCCGGTTTTTTCGCCGCCCAGAAAAAGAATCAAGTCGCGACGACCAAAGATCCCTTTGCCGATGACTTCTTTAATGAAGGCACGGCTGACGCCGGCTTATCGGGGAGCAGCTACTGGTACAACAGCTATCAGATCGACACTATCGAGAAAATCCAGGATTATCTCGATAGCTTGAAGGCAACTGGAAAAGTGTTGTCCATGGCCACCACGTTCAGAATGATGGAGATGGTCAACGGCGACACGCCGCTGGACAACATTTCCCTGGCGGTCATTCATAAAAAATTGCCGCCGTCCATCGAAAAAGCCCTGTTTGATCCCTACATGTCCAAAGACGGCAACGAGCTGCGTTTCTCTGTCCGGATTATCGATTCCGAGCCCGGCCTGCGCCGTAACGCGCTGCTGAAACAGATTCGGTCCGACCTGATCCACAAATTCAATCTCAAGCCGGAACAGGTACATCTGACCGGCATGTTCGTGCTCTATAACAACGTCCTGCAGAGCCTGTTCAGATCGCAAATCATGACCATTGGCGTGGTCTTCCTGGTTATCATGGGCATGTTCCTGCTCCAGTTCCGTTCGTTGCGACTGGCGGTGATCGCGATCATTCCCAACCTGATTTCCGCCGGCACAGTGCTGGGGCTGATGGGGTTAATGCATATCCCCCTCGACATCATGACCATTACCATTGCAGCCATCACCATCGGTATCGCGGTGGATGACACCATCCACTATATTCACCGCTTTAACGAGGAAATCATGGTGGATGGCGATTACCTGGCAGCCATGAAGCGCAGCCACAACACGGTCGGCCGGGCCATGTACTACACCTCGGTGACCATCATCGCCGGGTTCTCAATCCTGGCCCTGTCCAATTTCATCCCGACCATCTACTTCGGCTTGTTTACCGGCCTCGCCATGCTGGTGGCCATGGTCGCCAACCTGACCCTGCTGGCCCTGCTGCTGATGATCTGGCGACCGAAGCAACAGAAATAG
- a CDS encoding fumarate hydratase, with protein MPDFKYQDPLPLGPEKTSYYKIEGSEKYVTTVNFDGQDMLKVDPEALTVLANTAMRDVSFLLRTDHNEQVAKILTDPEASNNDRGVAMAFLRNAEIAASFELPLCQDTGTATVIGKKGQQVWTGNNDSEYISKGVFKTYTEENLRYSQTVALDMYKEKNTGTNLPAQIDLYATEGAAYKFLFIAKGGGSANKTMLFQETKALLNPEKLENFLIAKMKTIGTAACPPYHLAFVIGGTSADACMKTVKLATARYLDELPTEGNEHGQAFRDLELEEKLLKAAQELGIGAQFGGKYFAHDVRVIRLPRHGASCPVGMAVSCSADRNIKAKITKEGLFVEELDRNPGRLIPEKYRTGKHSNGTRINLNRPMTEVLADLSKLEVGAPLLLDGTIVVGRDIAHAKFKEILDSGQPIPEYLTKHPIYYAGPAKTPAGKASGSFGPTTAGRMDSYVDLLQSHGGSMVMIAKGNRSQQVTDACAKHGGFYLGSIGGPAAILAEENIKKVECIDFPELGMEAVWKIEVEDFPAFILVDDKGNDFFKKLGL; from the coding sequence ATGCCAGATTTCAAGTATCAGGATCCATTACCATTGGGACCGGAGAAAACCAGTTATTACAAAATTGAAGGCTCTGAAAAATACGTCACCACTGTCAACTTCGACGGACAGGACATGCTCAAGGTCGACCCCGAAGCGCTGACAGTTCTGGCCAACACAGCCATGCGCGACGTCTCCTTTCTGCTGCGTACCGATCACAATGAGCAGGTCGCTAAAATCCTGACCGACCCGGAAGCATCCAACAATGACCGTGGCGTTGCCATGGCCTTTTTGAGGAATGCTGAAATCGCCGCTTCCTTTGAATTACCCTTATGCCAGGACACGGGCACAGCCACGGTCATCGGCAAAAAAGGACAGCAGGTCTGGACCGGAAACAACGATTCTGAATACATTTCCAAAGGCGTATTCAAAACTTATACCGAAGAAAACCTGCGTTACAGTCAGACAGTTGCCCTTGACATGTACAAGGAAAAAAATACCGGAACCAACCTGCCAGCACAGATCGATCTTTATGCCACCGAAGGCGCAGCCTACAAATTCCTGTTTATTGCCAAAGGTGGCGGCTCTGCCAATAAAACCATGCTCTTCCAGGAGACCAAAGCACTGCTTAATCCGGAAAAGCTGGAAAATTTCCTGATCGCTAAAATGAAGACTATCGGTACCGCGGCCTGTCCGCCCTACCATCTGGCCTTTGTCATCGGTGGAACTTCGGCCGATGCCTGCATGAAGACGGTCAAACTGGCTACAGCCCGCTACCTCGATGAACTGCCGACCGAAGGGAATGAACACGGGCAGGCCTTCCGTGATCTGGAACTGGAAGAAAAACTGCTCAAGGCTGCTCAGGAATTGGGCATCGGCGCCCAATTTGGCGGCAAATATTTTGCCCATGACGTCAGGGTCATCAGACTTCCCCGCCACGGAGCTTCCTGTCCGGTGGGTATGGCAGTGTCCTGTTCCGCCGATCGCAATATCAAGGCCAAAATTACCAAAGAAGGTCTGTTCGTGGAAGAACTCGACCGCAACCCGGGTCGATTGATTCCGGAAAAATATCGTACCGGCAAACACAGCAATGGCACCCGCATCAACCTCAACCGACCGATGACCGAAGTGCTGGCCGATCTGAGCAAGCTTGAAGTCGGCGCACCTCTGCTGCTGGACGGTACCATTGTGGTCGGCCGGGATATCGCCCATGCCAAATTCAAGGAGATCCTCGACAGCGGCCAACCGATCCCGGAATATCTGACCAAGCATCCGATTTATTACGCTGGTCCGGCCAAGACGCCAGCCGGAAAAGCGTCCGGCTCGTTCGGGCCGACCACGGCAGGCCGCATGGACAGTTATGTCGATCTGCTGCAAAGTCACGGTGGCTCCATGGTGATGATCGCCAAAGGCAACCGCAGCCAGCAAGTCACCGATGCCTGCGCCAAGCATGGCGGTTTCTACCTCGGCTCCATCGGTGGCCCGGCTGCCATCCTGGCCGAAGAGAACATCAAAAAGGTCGAATGCATCGATTTCCCCGAACTCGGCATGGAAGCGGTCTGGAAAATCGAAGTCGAAGATTTCCCGGCCTTCATTCTGGTCGACGATAAAGGGAATGATTTTTTCAAGAAGCTCGGACTCTAG
- a CDS encoding Rrf2 family transcriptional regulator produces the protein MRMSTKAQYAVRALVSLNLTSDGMPVSIKEISERENISLNYLEQLFVKLRRGSIVKSVRGPGGGYVLARPAKDIRIDEVIDTVEETLVPVSCMNADGSCACDFECTTQMVWQGLGNQIREFLSSLTLEDLTDQGRRRLSVRASNS, from the coding sequence ATGAGAATGTCGACTAAGGCACAATATGCAGTCCGTGCACTCGTAAGTTTGAATCTCACCAGTGATGGGATGCCCGTCTCCATCAAGGAGATATCCGAACGAGAGAATATTTCTCTGAACTACCTGGAGCAGTTGTTCGTCAAACTGAGGCGGGGCAGCATCGTCAAGAGTGTCCGCGGTCCAGGCGGTGGTTATGTGCTGGCGCGGCCAGCCAAAGATATCCGCATTGATGAAGTGATCGATACAGTGGAAGAAACTCTTGTACCGGTGTCATGTATGAATGCCGATGGCAGTTGTGCATGCGATTTTGAATGCACTACGCAGATGGTCTGGCAGGGATTGGGAAATCAGATTCGAGAATTTTTGTCCTCGTTGACCCTTGAGGATTTAACCGATCAAGGTCGGCGGCGCCTGAGTGTCAGAGCGTCGAACAGCTAA